A genomic segment from Gracilinanus agilis isolate LMUSP501 chromosome 1, AgileGrace, whole genome shotgun sequence encodes:
- the PLD6 gene encoding mitochondrial cardiolipin hydrolase: MWRLRWQTLGLAAVSLGLALETLGFLVGWLRQQRRRRHRPPRREVLFFPSQVTCTEALLQAQRQGGPQGAAPAPTAAGPDCRRSPGATAGAAASAAVAAAQTTASSAASSCLCPLPHGESSLSRLLQYVLSARSSLELCLFAFSNPQLGRAVHLLHQQGVRIRVVTDCDYMALNGSQIGRLRKAGIQVRHDQGAGYMHHKFAIVDKKMLITGSLNWTTQAIQNNRENVLIVEDEEYVRLFLEEFERIWEEFNPVNYTFFPQRK; this comes from the exons ATGTGGCGGTTGCGCTGGCAGACGTTAGGCCTCGCGGCTGTGAGTCTCGGCTTGGCTTTGGAAACACTGGGCTTCCTGGTCGGTTGGTTGAGGCAGCAACGGCGACGGCGGCATCGCCCCCCGCGGCGAGAggtgctcttcttcccctcaCAGGTGACCTGTACCGAGGCCCTGCTGCAGGCCCAGCGGCAGGGAGGCCCTCAGGGGGCGGCGCCGGCGCCCACAGCTGCTGGGCCCGACTGCCGGAGGTCGCCTGGGGCGACGGCGGGCGCGGCCGCCTCGGCCGCGGTCGCTGCGGCCCAGACTACAGCGTCGTCGGCGGCCTCGAGCTGCCTATGCCCGCTCCCGCACGGGGAGAGCTCCCTGAGCCGCCTCCTGCAGTACGTGTTGTCAGCCCGCAGCAGCCTCGAGCTCTGCCTATTCGCCTTCTCCAACCCGCAGCTGGGCCGCGCCGTGCATTTGCTGCACCAGCAGGGCGTCCGCATCCGCGTGGTCACCGATTGCGACTACATGGCCCTCAACGGCTCTCAGATCGGCCGCCTCCGCAAAGCTG GTATCCAGGTACGACATGATCAAGGTGCTGGTTACATGCATCACAAATTTGCTATTGTGGATAAGAAGATGCTTATTACTGGCTCTCTCAACTGGACCACACAAGCTATTCAGAACAATAGAGAGAATGTTTTAATTGTTGAGGATGAAGAGTATGTGAGACTTTTCTTGGAAGAATTTGAACGTATTTGGGAGGAGTTCAACCCTGTAAACTATACTTTTTTCCCTCAGAGAAAGTGA